In a genomic window of Streptomyces sp. SJL17-4:
- the yjfF gene encoding galactofuranose ABC transporter, permease protein YjfF: protein MSTPLSSLTGPLQRFSVRHATRLPLMVTATLLIAMFSIGSLQYEGFFSAQVLLNVLIDNGFLLVVAIGMTFVILTGGIDLSVGSMVALSTMLTAWLVEQNGVPLALAVPLVLLVGAGGGALMGWVIHAFEIQPFIVTLAGMFLARGLCYMISTESISITDPTTTTIAQTRVLLPGGLFVSPAVVIALVVLALAFGVLHHTRFGRTVYALGGNESSARLMGLPVGRTKVAVYAVSGLCSALGGLLLTFYMLSGYALHAVGMELDAIAAAVIGGTLLTGGSGFVLGTALGVTVLGLIQTVISFQGTLSSWWTRIVIGGLLFVFILLQRLFGGPRADH from the coding sequence GTGAGTACCCCCCTCAGTTCCCTCACCGGACCGCTCCAGCGGTTCTCGGTACGGCATGCCACCCGCCTGCCGCTCATGGTGACGGCCACACTGCTGATCGCGATGTTCTCGATCGGCTCGCTGCAGTACGAAGGCTTCTTCTCCGCGCAGGTCCTGCTCAACGTCCTGATCGACAACGGCTTCCTGCTCGTCGTGGCGATCGGCATGACGTTCGTCATCCTCACCGGTGGCATCGACCTGTCCGTTGGCTCCATGGTGGCTTTGTCGACCATGCTGACGGCCTGGCTCGTCGAACAGAACGGCGTGCCGCTCGCCCTGGCGGTGCCGCTGGTCCTGCTGGTGGGAGCGGGAGGCGGCGCCCTCATGGGCTGGGTCATCCACGCCTTCGAGATCCAGCCCTTCATCGTCACCCTCGCGGGCATGTTCCTCGCCCGCGGCCTCTGCTACATGATCAGCACGGAGTCCATCTCGATCACCGACCCGACGACCACGACGATCGCCCAGACGCGGGTGCTCCTGCCCGGGGGACTGTTCGTCTCACCCGCCGTGGTCATCGCCCTGGTCGTTCTGGCGCTCGCCTTCGGCGTCCTGCACCACACCCGCTTCGGCCGCACCGTCTACGCCCTGGGCGGCAACGAGTCCTCGGCCCGTCTCATGGGCCTGCCCGTGGGACGCACCAAGGTCGCGGTGTACGCCGTGAGCGGTCTGTGCTCCGCCCTCGGCGGCCTGCTGCTGACCTTCTACATGCTGTCCGGCTACGCCCTGCACGCCGTCGGCATGGAACTCGACGCCATCGCCGCCGCCGTCATCGGGGGGACCCTGCTGACCGGGGGCTCCGGCTTCGTCCTGGGCACCGCGCTGGGTGTGACGGTCCTCGGTCTGATCCAGACCGTCATCAGTTTCCAGGGCACGCTGAGCTCGTGGTGGACGCGCATCGTCATCGGCGGGCTGCTGTTCGTCTTCATCCTCCTCCAGCGGCTCTTCGGCGGACCCCGAGCGGACCACTGA
- a CDS encoding aldose epimerase family protein, protein MTVTSTSRPPFSGGPPVCVPGADSGQRWIFGFPGGLTAEVHTRGARLHGLWVPDRHGTPADVVLAPRDPARTADTARYFGSTVGRYANRIAHGRFSLEGAPYQLTTQENGHCLHGGADGFDTRLWEAERVHTPERTGVLLHLHSPDGDQGFPGNLDVTVSFLIGRDGELSFSYAAVTDAATPVNLTNHAYFNLEGEGAGDILDHELTVDADHYTPVDEELIPSGDHRPVHGTAFDLRRPLRLAEAQARLGAGGGYDHNFVLSPHDGGTLRRAAVLHAPATGRRMEVLTTEPGLQVYTAGQFDGSVLGKSGTPYRSGAGVALETQHFPDSPNRPGDPSTVLRPGGEYRSRTVLRFGTHL, encoded by the coding sequence ATGACCGTGACTTCGACGTCCCGTCCCCCTTTCAGCGGCGGCCCGCCGGTCTGCGTTCCCGGTGCGGACTCCGGACAGCGATGGATCTTCGGCTTCCCCGGCGGACTCACGGCGGAGGTGCACACCCGCGGCGCCCGTCTCCACGGACTGTGGGTGCCGGACCGGCACGGCACCCCGGCCGACGTCGTCCTCGCTCCGCGCGACCCGGCCCGGACGGCCGATACCGCCCGGTACTTCGGTTCCACCGTCGGCCGCTACGCCAACCGCATCGCACACGGCCGGTTCTCCCTGGAAGGCGCGCCGTACCAGCTGACCACACAGGAGAACGGCCACTGCCTGCACGGCGGAGCCGACGGCTTCGACACGCGGCTCTGGGAAGCCGAAAGGGTCCACACCCCGGAGCGGACAGGGGTGCTCCTGCACCTTCACAGCCCCGACGGCGACCAGGGATTCCCGGGAAACCTCGACGTCACCGTCAGCTTCCTCATCGGCCGCGACGGCGAACTCTCCTTCTCGTACGCCGCCGTCACCGACGCGGCGACCCCGGTCAACCTGACCAACCACGCCTACTTCAACCTCGAAGGCGAGGGCGCCGGCGACATCCTCGACCACGAACTGACCGTCGACGCCGACCACTACACGCCGGTCGACGAGGAGCTCATCCCCTCCGGGGACCACCGCCCCGTGCACGGCACCGCGTTCGACCTCCGCCGGCCGCTCAGGCTCGCCGAGGCCCAGGCCCGCCTCGGCGCGGGCGGCGGGTACGACCACAACTTCGTCCTGAGCCCGCACGACGGCGGGACACTGCGCCGGGCCGCCGTCCTCCACGCCCCGGCCACCGGCCGCCGCATGGAGGTGCTGACCACGGAGCCGGGACTCCAGGTCTACACCGCGGGCCAGTTCGACGGATCGGTCCTCGGCAAGAGCGGTACGCCCTACCGGTCGGGCGCCGGCGTCGCGCTGGAGACCCAGCACTTCCCCGACTCCCCGAACCGCCCCGGTGACCCGTCCACCGTGCTGCGACCCGGCGGCGAGTACAGGTCGAGGACCGTCCTGCGGTTCGGTACGCATCTCTGA
- a CDS encoding LacI family DNA-binding transcriptional regulator, whose amino-acid sequence MAHPAEDVRPPTMADVAREAGVSHQTVSRVLSGHPNVRAATRETVTIAIERLGYRRNSAARALVTRRTRTLGVIAVNTALYGPASTLTGLEEAAREEGYLVSTVNLRSGGGQGLKDAIDHLAAWGVEGVVAITPQRSHVQALAELEAPFPVVTVEGGHQLDLPGVSLDQELGARMVTEHLLAAGHSTVWHVAGPEDWLESEARTAGWRAVLEENGVEPPRVLTGDWSPLSGYRAGQELAGLVLARRGATPVTAVFVANDQMALGVLRALREGGIRTPAQMAVAGFDDIPEAEYFPPPLTTVRQDFAAIGRRSIGLLVDHIEGRARKAQHLLVEPQLIMRASTRPAHEG is encoded by the coding sequence GTGGCGCATCCCGCGGAAGACGTCCGCCCGCCGACGATGGCCGACGTCGCACGAGAGGCGGGGGTCTCCCACCAGACCGTCTCCCGGGTGCTGAGCGGTCACCCCAACGTGCGCGCGGCCACCCGGGAGACGGTCACCATCGCCATCGAGCGCCTTGGCTACCGCCGCAACTCCGCCGCACGCGCCCTGGTGACGCGCCGTACGAGGACGCTGGGCGTCATCGCCGTCAACACCGCCCTGTACGGCCCTGCCAGCACCCTCACCGGCCTGGAGGAGGCCGCCCGGGAGGAGGGCTACCTCGTCTCGACCGTCAATCTGCGCTCGGGCGGGGGGCAGGGACTCAAGGACGCCATCGACCACCTCGCGGCCTGGGGCGTGGAGGGTGTCGTCGCCATCACCCCGCAGCGCTCGCACGTGCAGGCGCTCGCCGAGCTGGAGGCGCCCTTCCCCGTGGTCACCGTGGAAGGGGGGCATCAGCTCGACCTGCCCGGCGTCTCCCTCGACCAGGAGCTCGGCGCCCGCATGGTCACGGAACACCTCCTCGCCGCCGGACACAGCACCGTCTGGCACGTGGCGGGACCCGAGGACTGGCTGGAGAGCGAGGCCCGTACCGCGGGCTGGCGCGCCGTCCTGGAGGAGAACGGCGTCGAGCCTCCCCGCGTACTGACGGGGGACTGGAGCCCGCTGTCCGGGTACCGGGCGGGACAGGAACTCGCGGGGCTCGTCCTGGCCCGCCGCGGGGCGACACCCGTCACGGCCGTCTTCGTCGCCAACGACCAGATGGCGCTGGGCGTCCTGCGGGCGCTGCGCGAGGGCGGCATCCGCACCCCCGCCCAGATGGCCGTCGCCGGCTTTGACGACATCCCGGAGGCCGAGTACTTCCCGCCGCCCCTGACGACGGTCCGGCAGGACTTCGCCGCCATCGGGCGCCGCAGCATCGGGCTCCTGGTGGACCACATCGAGGGCCGCGCCCGGAAGGCCCAGCACCTCCTGGTGGAACCGCAGCTCATCATGCGCGCGAGCACGCGCCCGGCGCACGAGGGCTGA
- the araB gene encoding ribulokinase — MTTHALADPAARHHPEACTIGVDFGTLSGRAVVVRVRDGAELGSSVLEYRHAVIEDRLPTTGAPLPPDWALQHPEDWRDVLRTAVPAALADAGVDPDHVIGIATDFTACTVLPTTPDGTPLALTPEWADRPHAWPKLWKHHAAQEQADRINALAHAHGEKWIARYGGKISAEWQYAKALQVLEEDPAVYAACARWIEAADWIVWQLTGTESRNTCTAGYKGIHQDGAYPSPAFLARLHPEFADFPATRLEHPLAPLGSRAGGLSARAARWTGLPEGIAVAVGNVDAHVAAPAAGAVENGRMLAIMGTSTCHVLNAAALAEVPGICGVVDGGIVEGAYGYEAGQSAVGDIFAWWLRQGVPDHYRAEAEASGEDLHRLLTRKAADQPVGAHGLIALDWMNGNRSPLVDHHLSGVIAGLTLDTRPEDIYRALLESTAYGTRLIVETFEAGGIPVEEFIVTGGLKKNALLMQIYADVLRRPVSLGTSEQGPALGSAIHAAVAAGAYPDVRSAASAMGSVQRHMYLPDPARADAYDELFGEYRTLHEHFGTGPDLLLHRLRRMRNTARATATTLTH, encoded by the coding sequence GTGACCACACATGCCCTTGCCGACCCCGCAGCCCGCCACCACCCCGAGGCCTGCACCATCGGAGTCGACTTCGGCACCCTCTCCGGGCGCGCCGTCGTGGTCCGGGTCCGGGACGGCGCCGAACTCGGGTCGTCGGTCCTCGAGTACCGCCACGCGGTCATCGAGGACCGCCTCCCCACCACCGGCGCCCCACTGCCGCCCGACTGGGCCCTCCAGCACCCCGAGGACTGGCGCGACGTCCTCCGTACCGCCGTACCCGCGGCGCTCGCCGACGCCGGAGTCGATCCGGACCACGTCATCGGCATCGCCACCGACTTCACCGCCTGTACGGTCCTTCCGACCACCCCGGACGGCACCCCGCTCGCCCTGACGCCCGAGTGGGCCGACCGCCCGCACGCCTGGCCCAAGCTGTGGAAGCATCACGCGGCCCAGGAGCAGGCGGACCGCATCAACGCCCTCGCCCACGCCCACGGCGAGAAGTGGATCGCACGGTACGGCGGCAAGATCTCCGCCGAGTGGCAGTACGCCAAGGCCCTCCAGGTCCTCGAAGAGGACCCGGCCGTCTACGCCGCCTGCGCCCGCTGGATCGAGGCGGCCGACTGGATCGTCTGGCAGCTGACCGGCACCGAGTCCCGCAACACCTGCACCGCCGGCTACAAGGGCATCCACCAGGACGGCGCCTACCCGTCGCCCGCCTTCCTCGCGCGGCTCCACCCGGAGTTCGCCGACTTCCCCGCCACGCGCCTGGAGCACCCGCTGGCCCCCCTGGGCTCCCGAGCCGGCGGACTGAGCGCCCGGGCCGCCCGCTGGACCGGCCTCCCCGAGGGCATCGCCGTCGCCGTCGGCAACGTCGACGCCCACGTGGCCGCGCCCGCGGCGGGCGCCGTCGAGAACGGCCGGATGCTCGCCATCATGGGCACCTCCACCTGCCACGTCCTCAACGCGGCGGCCCTCGCCGAAGTCCCCGGCATCTGCGGGGTCGTCGACGGGGGCATCGTCGAGGGCGCCTACGGCTACGAGGCAGGCCAGAGCGCGGTCGGCGACATCTTCGCCTGGTGGCTCCGTCAGGGCGTCCCGGACCACTACCGCGCCGAGGCGGAGGCATCGGGCGAGGACCTGCACCGGCTCCTGACCCGCAAGGCCGCCGACCAGCCGGTCGGCGCGCACGGTCTGATCGCCCTGGACTGGATGAACGGCAACCGTTCCCCCCTGGTCGACCACCACCTCTCCGGAGTCATCGCGGGCCTCACCCTCGACACCCGCCCCGAAGACATCTACCGGGCCCTGCTCGAATCCACCGCGTACGGCACCCGGTTGATCGTCGAGACCTTCGAGGCCGGCGGCATCCCCGTCGAGGAGTTCATCGTCACCGGGGGTCTGAAGAAGAACGCGCTGCTCATGCAGATCTACGCCGACGTGCTCCGCCGCCCCGTCTCTCTCGGGACCTCCGAACAGGGGCCGGCGCTCGGCTCGGCCATCCACGCCGCCGTCGCCGCGGGCGCCTACCCCGACGTCCGCTCCGCCGCCTCCGCCATGGGGAGCGTCCAGCGCCACATGTACCTGCCCGACCCCGCGCGAGCGGACGCCTACGACGAGCTCTTCGGCGAGTACCGCACCCTCCACGAGCACTTCGGCACCGGTCCGGACCTCCTCCTGCACCGCCTGCGACGGATGCGCAACACCGCACGCGCCACCGCCACCACCCTCACCCACTGA
- the araA gene encoding L-arabinose isomerase yields MTLAQPDREIWFLTGSQSLYGEDTLAQVAEQSRAIRDTLADQPRMTVRLVWKPVLTDAAAIRAICLEANADDRCIGLIAWMHTFSPAKMWIAGLDALSKPLLHLHTQSNSRLPWSTIDMDFMNLNQAAHGDREFGFVQTRLGVPRKTVAGHVSHPEVVDRIAGWARAAVGRAELTTLKLARFGDNMRDVAVTEGDKVEAQLRFGVSVNTYGVNDLVAAVDAAPDDTVTALVEEYEDLYALAPELRPGGERHDSLRYAARIEAGLRTFLTEGGFRAFTTNFEDLGGLRQLPGLAVQRLMADGYGFGGEGDWKTSTLLRTLKAMGHGLPGGTSFMEDYTYDLTPGQELILGAHMLEVCPSLTTATPACEIHPLGIGGREDPVRLVFDADPGAAVVVGLADMGDRFRLVANHIDVVAAPEPLPLLPVARAVWRPRPDLRTSTEAWLTAGAPHHTVLTTALGGEELEDLAEMLRTELAVIDEDTTVRRFTRELRWNQAYHRLAQSL; encoded by the coding sequence ATGACGCTCGCCCAGCCCGACCGCGAGATCTGGTTTCTCACCGGCAGCCAGTCCCTTTACGGCGAGGACACCCTGGCCCAGGTCGCCGAGCAGTCCCGCGCCATCCGCGACACCCTCGCCGACCAGCCCCGGATGACCGTCCGCCTCGTGTGGAAGCCGGTCCTCACCGACGCGGCCGCCATCCGAGCGATCTGCCTGGAGGCCAACGCCGACGATCGCTGCATCGGCCTGATCGCCTGGATGCACACCTTCTCCCCGGCCAAGATGTGGATCGCAGGCCTCGACGCCCTGAGCAAGCCCCTGCTCCACCTGCACACCCAGTCCAACAGCCGACTGCCCTGGTCCACCATCGACATGGACTTCATGAACCTGAACCAGGCCGCCCACGGCGACCGCGAGTTCGGCTTCGTGCAGACCCGTCTCGGTGTCCCGCGCAAGACCGTGGCCGGCCATGTCTCCCACCCCGAGGTCGTCGACCGCATCGCCGGATGGGCCCGCGCCGCCGTCGGTCGAGCCGAACTCACCACCCTCAAACTCGCCCGGTTCGGCGACAACATGCGCGACGTCGCCGTCACCGAAGGCGACAAGGTCGAGGCCCAGCTGCGGTTCGGGGTCTCGGTCAACACCTACGGCGTCAACGACCTCGTCGCCGCCGTCGACGCCGCCCCCGACGACACCGTCACCGCCCTCGTCGAGGAGTACGAGGACCTCTACGCCCTCGCGCCCGAGCTGCGGCCCGGGGGCGAGCGCCACGACTCCCTGCGCTACGCCGCCCGCATCGAAGCCGGTCTGCGTACCTTCCTCACGGAAGGCGGGTTCCGCGCCTTCACCACCAACTTCGAGGACCTCGGCGGCCTGCGCCAGCTGCCCGGCCTCGCCGTGCAGCGCCTGATGGCGGACGGCTACGGCTTCGGCGGCGAAGGGGACTGGAAGACCTCCACGCTGCTGCGCACCCTCAAGGCGATGGGCCACGGGCTGCCCGGCGGCACCTCCTTCATGGAGGACTACACCTACGACCTGACACCCGGCCAGGAGCTCATTCTCGGCGCCCACATGCTGGAGGTGTGCCCCTCCCTCACGACGGCCACCCCCGCCTGCGAGATCCACCCGCTGGGCATCGGCGGACGCGAGGACCCGGTCCGCCTCGTCTTCGACGCGGACCCCGGCGCGGCCGTCGTCGTCGGTCTCGCCGACATGGGCGACCGGTTCCGCCTCGTCGCCAACCACATCGACGTCGTCGCCGCGCCCGAGCCGCTCCCCCTGCTCCCCGTCGCCCGTGCCGTCTGGCGGCCCCGCCCGGACCTCCGTACGTCCACCGAGGCCTGGCTGACGGCCGGAGCACCGCACCACACGGTCCTGACCACCGCCCTCGGCGGCGAGGAGCTCGAAGACCTCGCCGAGATGCTGCGGACCGAACTCGCCGTCATCGACGAAGACACCACCGTCCGGCGCTTCACGCGCGAGCTGCGCTGGAACCAGGCGTACCACCGTCTGGCCCAGAGCCTGTGA
- the araD gene encoding L-ribulose-5-phosphate 4-epimerase AraD — MSTTVPEELRREVLEANLRIPRAGLATLTWGNVSGVDREAGVFVIKPSGVDYDVLREEDLVVVSLSDGSVVDGRLRPSTDTETHRSLYLAFPSIGGVTHTHSTHAVAFAQARRPIPVLGTTHADTFNGPVPVTAALTPEQCATDYEYNTGQVIVDLLGRDDTRAREVPGALVAHHGPFTWGVDATTSLEHAIICEAVAEMALHTIALGTVEPPQHLLDRHFTRKHGPDAYYGNPASV, encoded by the coding sequence GTGAGCACCACCGTTCCCGAGGAACTGCGCCGAGAGGTGCTGGAGGCCAACCTCCGTATCCCACGAGCCGGGCTCGCCACCCTCACCTGGGGCAACGTGAGCGGTGTCGACCGGGAGGCCGGCGTCTTCGTCATCAAGCCCTCGGGGGTGGACTACGACGTCCTGAGGGAGGAGGACCTCGTCGTCGTCTCCCTGTCCGACGGGAGCGTCGTCGACGGCCGTCTGCGCCCGTCCACCGACACGGAGACGCACCGCAGTCTCTACCTGGCCTTCCCGTCCATCGGAGGCGTGACCCACACGCACTCCACCCACGCCGTCGCCTTCGCCCAGGCCCGGCGCCCCATACCGGTCCTCGGCACGACGCACGCCGACACCTTCAACGGCCCCGTCCCCGTCACCGCGGCCCTCACCCCCGAGCAGTGCGCCACGGACTACGAGTACAACACCGGCCAGGTCATCGTGGACCTGCTGGGCCGTGACGACACCCGCGCCAGGGAAGTCCCCGGAGCCCTCGTCGCCCACCACGGCCCGTTCACCTGGGGCGTGGACGCCACCACGTCCCTGGAACACGCGATCATCTGCGAGGCGGTGGCCGAGATGGCGCTCCACACCATCGCCCTGGGCACCGTCGAACCTCCGCAGCACCTCCTGGACCGTCACTTCACCCGCAAGCACGGCCCGGACGCCTACTACGGCAACCCCGCCTCCGTCTGA
- a CDS encoding endo-1,4-beta-xylanase yields MRSRAHSPSTVRRKTGGLCAALIVGVLGSATVLVAPLTSHAAESTLGAAAKQSGRYFGTAIASGRLNDSAYTTIAGREFNSVTAENEMKIDATEPQQGRFDFAAADRVYNWAVQNGKQVRGHTLAWHSQQPGWMQNLSGSALRQAMTNHINGVMAHYKGKIGQWDVVNEAFADGSSGARRDSNLQRTGNDWIEVAFRAARAADPAAKLCYNDYNVENWTWAKTQAMYAMVKDFKQRGVPIDCVGFQSHFNSDSPYNSNFRTTLQSFAALGVDVAVTELDIQGASGTTYANVTNDCLAVPRCLGITVWGVRDTDSWRPEHSPLLFNGDGSKKPAYTSVLNALNAVSPGPTPTPSPGSGPVKGVGSGRCLDVPGAGTADGTQVQLWDCNNRTNQQWTHTAAGELRVYGDKCLDAAGTGNGTKVQIYSCWGGDNQKWRLNSDGSVVGVQSGLCLDAAANGTANGTLIQLYSCSGGSNQRWTRS; encoded by the coding sequence ATGCGCTCACGCGCTCATTCCCCGTCCACCGTCCGCCGGAAAACAGGCGGCCTGTGCGCGGCCCTGATCGTCGGCGTCCTCGGTTCCGCCACCGTGCTCGTGGCGCCCCTCACCTCGCACGCAGCCGAGAGCACACTCGGCGCCGCGGCGAAGCAGAGCGGCCGGTACTTCGGCACCGCCATCGCCTCGGGCCGGCTCAACGACTCGGCGTACACGACGATCGCGGGCCGCGAGTTCAACTCGGTGACGGCCGAGAACGAGATGAAGATCGACGCCACCGAACCCCAGCAGGGCCGGTTCGACTTCGCTGCCGCCGACCGCGTCTACAACTGGGCCGTGCAGAACGGCAAGCAGGTACGCGGCCACACCCTGGCCTGGCACTCCCAGCAGCCCGGCTGGATGCAGAACCTCAGCGGCAGCGCGCTGCGCCAGGCGATGACCAACCACATCAACGGCGTGATGGCCCACTACAAGGGCAAGATCGGTCAGTGGGACGTCGTCAACGAGGCCTTCGCCGACGGCAGTTCGGGAGCCCGGCGCGACTCCAACCTCCAGCGCACCGGCAACGACTGGATCGAGGTCGCCTTCCGCGCCGCGCGCGCCGCCGACCCGGCCGCCAAGCTCTGCTACAACGACTACAACGTGGAGAACTGGACCTGGGCCAAGACCCAGGCCATGTACGCCATGGTCAAGGACTTCAAGCAGCGCGGCGTGCCGATCGACTGCGTGGGCTTCCAGTCCCACTTCAACAGCGACAGCCCGTACAACAGCAACTTCCGCACCACCCTGCAAAGCTTCGCCGCCCTCGGCGTCGATGTGGCCGTCACCGAACTCGACATCCAGGGCGCCTCAGGCACCACCTACGCCAACGTGACCAACGACTGCCTGGCCGTCCCGCGCTGCCTCGGCATCACCGTCTGGGGCGTGCGCGACACCGACTCCTGGCGGCCGGAGCACTCGCCGCTGCTGTTCAACGGCGACGGCAGCAAGAAGCCCGCGTACACCTCCGTCCTCAACGCACTCAACGCCGTCTCCCCCGGCCCCACTCCGACCCCCTCCCCCGGCTCCGGCCCCGTCAAGGGAGTCGGTTCGGGCCGCTGCCTGGACGTGCCCGGCGCCGGCACCGCCGACGGCACCCAGGTCCAGCTGTGGGACTGCAACAACCGCACCAACCAGCAGTGGACCCACACCGCAGCCGGTGAGCTCAGGGTCTACGGCGACAAGTGCCTGGACGCCGCAGGAACCGGCAACGGCACCAAGGTCCAGATCTACAGCTGCTGGGGAGGCGACAACCAGAAGTGGCGCCTCAACTCCGACGGATCCGTCGTCGGCGTCCAGTCCGGCCTGTGCCTCGACGCCGCCGCCAACGGCACCGCCAACGGCACTCTGATCCAGCTCTACTCCTGCTCGGGCGGCAGCAACCAGCGCTGGACCCGTAGCTGA
- a CDS encoding LacI family DNA-binding transcriptional regulator, translating into MSEQRPTLAVIAAEAGVSQATVSKVINGRSDVAPSTRERIEALLRSRNYLPPGRQGRARRSGLVDLILGGLDSAWAVEILRGVEAECALRSVGTVVSLVPPGEATPSSWTALPVLHHSDGVILVTSSVTQAQRAQVERAGVALVVIDPIDLPDNGVPSIGATNWAGGLAATEHLLELGHRRIAAIGGRKEMLCSQARIDGYRAALERAGVEVDRDLIRFGDFQHEGGFRRAQELLALPDPPTAVFAGSDQQAMGVYEAARQAGLSVPEDLSVVGFDDLPMCDWLSPPLTTVRQPLEEMGRLAARTLFQLLEGQPLVSPRMELSTELKVRLSTAPPRR; encoded by the coding sequence TTGAGCGAGCAACGCCCGACCCTGGCCGTCATCGCCGCGGAGGCAGGCGTCTCCCAGGCCACCGTGTCCAAGGTGATCAACGGCCGCTCCGATGTCGCGCCCTCGACACGCGAGCGGATCGAGGCCCTGTTGCGATCCCGCAACTACCTTCCCCCCGGCCGCCAGGGCAGGGCCCGCAGGTCGGGCCTTGTCGACCTGATCCTCGGCGGCCTGGACAGCGCCTGGGCGGTGGAGATCCTGCGCGGTGTCGAGGCCGAGTGCGCCCTGCGGAGCGTCGGCACCGTCGTGTCGCTCGTCCCGCCGGGCGAGGCCACACCGTCGAGCTGGACCGCGCTGCCGGTCCTGCACCACAGCGACGGGGTCATCCTCGTCACCTCCTCGGTCACCCAGGCCCAGCGCGCCCAGGTCGAACGGGCCGGAGTGGCGCTGGTCGTCATCGACCCGATCGACCTGCCGGACAACGGCGTGCCGAGCATCGGCGCGACCAACTGGGCCGGCGGCCTGGCCGCCACCGAGCACCTGCTGGAGCTGGGGCACCGCCGGATCGCCGCGATCGGCGGGCGCAAGGAGATGCTCTGCAGCCAGGCCCGCATCGACGGGTACCGGGCAGCGCTCGAGCGGGCCGGGGTCGAAGTCGACCGCGACCTGATCCGGTTCGGCGACTTCCAGCACGAGGGCGGGTTCCGGCGCGCCCAGGAACTGCTCGCCCTACCCGACCCGCCGACGGCCGTCTTCGCCGGCAGCGACCAGCAGGCGATGGGCGTCTACGAGGCCGCACGGCAGGCCGGGTTGAGCGTCCCGGAGGACCTCAGCGTGGTCGGCTTCGACGACCTGCCGATGTGCGACTGGCTGTCGCCGCCGCTGACGACGGTCCGTCAGCCGCTGGAGGAGATGGGCCGGCTCGCCGCCCGCACCCTGTTCCAGCTTCTGGAGGGCCAGCCCCTGGTCAGCCCCCGGATGGAGCTGTCGACCGAGCTCAAGGTCAGGCTCTCCACCGCCCCGCCCCGTCGCTAG
- a CDS encoding extracellular solute-binding protein, producing MASIPPSRRRFLALSGLTALSVSLTAACAGGGSGDGPAADGKVAFDWWNIATTEPGKSLFPQIASAFMSAHPNIEIKTTSLENEAFKSKLTATTSSGKLPDVFQTWGGGVLQQQVDAGLVEDLTDALGWSSELTPVSLQAYQIDGRTYGVPYDIGMVGFWYNKKLFAKAGVTAPPATWAEFLDVVRKLKAAGVTPIALAGKEKWPGHYYWAYLAMRVAGLPALQEAATSKDFTGPGFVQAGVHLKELVDLQPFQEAFLGAGYATPGGQAATMGNGKAAMELMGQWAPSVQKDAAADLGADLGFFPFPTVDGGVGTAGEVFGGGGGFALRKGAPKEALDFLRFFVLENESKLLASNGYLPVVKGAESQLTDANKKVVAGSLAKATGFQLFLDQAYPPAVGQEVNDSVADLIAGKKTPEQVTRSITEAAKGA from the coding sequence ATGGCCAGCATCCCCCCGAGCCGACGACGCTTCCTTGCGCTCTCGGGCCTGACCGCACTGTCCGTCTCGCTGACCGCGGCCTGCGCCGGCGGCGGCTCCGGCGATGGGCCGGCAGCCGACGGCAAGGTGGCGTTCGACTGGTGGAACATCGCCACGACGGAACCGGGCAAGTCCCTCTTCCCGCAGATCGCCTCGGCGTTCATGTCCGCTCACCCGAACATCGAGATCAAGACGACCTCGTTGGAGAACGAGGCGTTCAAGTCCAAGCTGACCGCCACCACTTCGTCCGGCAAGCTCCCTGATGTCTTCCAGACCTGGGGCGGCGGCGTGCTGCAGCAGCAGGTCGACGCGGGGCTCGTCGAGGACCTCACCGACGCGCTCGGCTGGTCGTCCGAGCTCACCCCGGTGTCGCTGCAGGCCTATCAGATCGATGGCCGGACCTACGGAGTCCCGTACGACATCGGCATGGTCGGCTTCTGGTACAACAAGAAGCTCTTCGCCAAGGCCGGGGTCACCGCGCCGCCGGCCACCTGGGCCGAGTTCCTCGACGTCGTCAGGAAGCTCAAGGCGGCCGGCGTCACCCCGATCGCCCTCGCGGGCAAGGAGAAGTGGCCGGGCCACTACTACTGGGCCTACCTCGCGATGCGCGTCGCCGGCCTCCCCGCCCTGCAAGAGGCCGCGACCAGCAAGGACTTCACCGGCCCCGGCTTCGTCCAGGCCGGTGTCCACCTCAAGGAGCTGGTCGACCTCCAGCCGTTCCAGGAGGCCTTCCTCGGCGCCGGCTACGCCACCCCGGGCGGTCAGGCCGCGACCATGGGCAACGGCAAGGCCGCCATGGAGCTGATGGGACAGTGGGCGCCGTCGGTGCAGAAGGACGCCGCCGCCGACCTCGGAGCGGACCTGGGCTTCTTCCCCTTCCCGACGGTCGACGGCGGAGTCGGCACGGCCGGCGAGGTGTTCGGCGGCGGCGGTGGCTTCGCGCTGCGCAAGGGCGCCCCGAAGGAGGCGCTGGACTTCCTGAGGTTCTTCGTCCTGGAGAACGAGTCCAAGCTGCTCGCCTCCAACGGCTACCTGCCGGTGGTCAAGGGCGCGGAGAGTCAGCTGACCGACGCCAACAAGAAGGTGGTGGCGGGCAGTCTGGCCAAGGCGACGGGCTTCCAGCTCTTCCTCGACCAGGCCTATCCGCCGGCGGTCGGCCAGGAGGTCAACGACAGCGTCGCCGACCTCATCGCGGGCAAGAAGACGCCCGAGCAGGTCACCCGGTCGATCACCGAGGCTGCGAAGGGTGCCTAG